In one Amaranthus tricolor cultivar Red isolate AtriRed21 chromosome 8, ASM2621246v1, whole genome shotgun sequence genomic region, the following are encoded:
- the LOC130820361 gene encoding uncharacterized protein LOC130820361: MANSGVGNRFTSVNLSKSYGQSLHSNQSHSNNNYGMGRGGGRSGGGGGGMVVLSRPKSSHKPGSKLSVPPPVNLPSLRKEHEKFDSLGSGSGAVGGGVAGSGARPSSSGMRWSKPSTIVQGVGGSDRPLSSEGVDHGVQGVNVGNRGLSSTAYMPPSARTDVSVIGPSAVEKVTVLRGEDFPSLRATLNSANGSTQKQKDSALQKHKQGVGEESSVGRREGLNLSSNVDMRPQVLSSQHSVSNGIGVQGKEDRSSANSRSLDHNRRKQDDYFSRSLPLARLSPRSDWEDDERDTSHGLSSKSRDHGFSRTEAYWDRDFDLPGSSFPPLKPAQNLFDRRRQHGDDVGKGLSNEVYNAESLPRDARVPSRERREGHSWKSPISRDGIGSQEVSNDKSSFGARLTGVNRDLNKDNKYVPPQSGGNTRAEYNVGSSANGDHVNGWRDHGRQQWNKSPALTNSKALEGNNRNISGNDSKKYRTDMAQTNMVLRSSLSTGNKGLSGNVHLSNSGRDKHFSFRNEKPYVEDSFSGFDGQDPFPGSILGVVRRKKDSNKQLDFHDPVRESFEAELERVQMIQEQERKRIIEEQERAMEMARREEEERQRVVREQEERKRRLEEEAREVAWRAEQEQLEAIRRAEEQRVAREEEKQRILLEEERRKEAAKQKLIELEERIARRQTEPGKAHGSAGLPGDIRVGAQKEIDLSQVDDFGCWEDGERMVERITNSASSDSSISRQFDVGSRAVPAREGSSAFADRTKPFNSWRRDMFESSNNSSFFYADHENGHQSHRQNASMVGRSFPRKDLYGGQGYMPTRGYYRGGVSEPQMDDFPHARGHRWNISGDGDPYGRSLELEADFPDNVDDGSFDLGWGQGRGRGNSSFPERMYPNPDVDDVYSYGRSRYPARQPRVLPPPSLPSVQRTSYREENERPDTSAYEDGNIQLNQALLRESCGIGYQNAHKEDLDILDAKDHSAKSGEEELDQSTIPGRDSQSTLSVSSPPTSPTHLSHDDLEESRDPLVVPSAVEGEDISLSENEAVPSASSVSVGDDEEWTIENNEEVQEQEVYDEDVGYHEEDEVHEGDDENLELNGEFEDLNLEGKDSDGDNLVLGFDQGVEVVMPNEDYEKRPSTDESLYVGHQAAVSPVTVVETKESYDGSRDGLSLQAPDDSQLAGSDNNCAVVQETENTGNSSTVTVLSIQQSVSSPVETNSLSSNQPLPSVAGAQGPADLPVKLQFGLFSGPSLIPTVPAIQIGSIQMPLQLHPQIGPSLTHMHSPQPPVFQFGQLRYPSPMSQGILPLAPQSMPFIQSNVPPIYSSSQVPAAPPSVQPVQDFSHSAVKDDASSHMMKSNCILLPHQVKVQDTVSKEAGLLPAPGVGNNGLLRQKQEAATDKDQVRVELGQNADNLSHAGNVVRNSKPFLSRTSESRVGPPGSSFAINVKDSSRPSAQGQYSGSKGKRFSARNAGARSSSANEAACMDNNGFQRKPRRPPQRFEFRVRQTSDEKQSSSLPSSSSGLDARSDSVGKGIGTLRKSGLKSDKPKQSFDSEISGSDQIHQETGSGIEEDKAARKETAATNGLDTSQRAEGSLKRIVSSEDDVDAPLLSGIVRIFKQPGIEAPSDEDDFIEVRSKRQMLNNRREQREKDLKERSSNMRTAQRKSRPSVQGAAARSTSRASALLGAHAKKSARTTFAKRGLLNNEMSGTLNNVGSQPLAPIGTPTIGADCQTDGKSQTINAYSSSRRAVGHGSDDLTFDAQRKVVDGIQSSTSSWSSPNINQPVMALTQTQLEEAMKPACFDVHVASIGECSTSVNVSRMPSSSVLSKDTLYSALSPIDSLLAGEKIQFGAVTSPSILPPSTRSVSHNIKPHASLPLGVCMSQSMPASQNKSEIVFGKEKHPSDSCPSLEDCEAEAEAEAAASAVAVAAISNDEVVGNITGICTTAISDPKGFGGADLNRIMKGDQQIASESKAEETLSVSLPADLSVETPPISIWPPSSSPHNSSSQMLSPFPGGPASHFPFYDMNPMMRGPMFSFGPHEESAAPQPQPQKSSVSSSGPQGNWQQCHTGVDSFYGPTGFTAPFISPGGMQGPPHMVVYNHFAPLGQFGQIGLSYMGTTYIPSGKQPDWKHNLASVLGGSEGEMNNTNLISVQRNAPNLQTPVQHLAPGSPLLSMPSPLAMFKMSPFQKQAEGMPSQSSHGSADHHSAAANGFSIPHTSSSLEDACSLAMVTNAAVTQFPDKLGFGAPPVSTAPEALGLNVGSKSGSADSTLVAAAAEASGSRRSPHVAAKHKNPSGQQRYSHYQRGVGQKNGSGAEWSNRKSGFHGRNQSSAPAKVKQIYVAKQTSNSGPGDAV, from the exons ATGGCCAATTCAGGTGTGGGGAACAGATTTACATCGGTGAATCTGAGTAAATCATATGGGCAATCTTTGCACTCCAATCAATCCcacagtaataataattatgggATGGGCCGAGGAGGAGGCCGTTCTGGTGGTGGTGGGGGTGGAATGGTGGTTCTTTCTCGGCCCAAGAGTTCGCACAAACCTGGGTCGAAGCTTTCAGTTCCACCCCCCGTGAACTTGCCTTCTTTAAGGAAGGAACATGAGAAGTTTGATTCTTTGGGTTCGGGTAGTGGGGCTGTTGGTGGTGGTGTTGCTGGTAGTGGGGCCAGACCATCGTCCTCGGGTATGAGGTGGTCTAAACCTAGTACAATTGTACAAGGGGTGGGTGGTAGTGATCGGCCGTTGTCTAGTGAGGGTGTTGATCATGGAGTTCAAGGTGTTAATGTGGGTAATAGAGGATTGAGTAGTACTGCTTATATGCCACCCTCTGCTAGGACTGATGTTTCTGTGATTGGGCCTAGTGCTGTTGAAAAAGTTACTGTTTTGAGAGGTGAAGATTTTCCTTCGTTGCGAGCTACTTTGAACAGTGCAAATGGGTCTACTCAGAAGCAGAAGGATTCAGCTCTTCAGAAACATAAGCAAGGGGTGGGTGAGGAATCATCTGTTGGACGGAGGGAAGGTTTGAACTTGAGTTCTAATGTTGATATGCGTCCCCAAGTGTTGTCTTCTCAGCATTCGGTGAGTAATGGTATTGGTGTTCAGGGTAAAGAGGATCGTAGTTCAGCCAATTCCCGCTCTCTGGATCATAATAGGCGAAAGCAAGATGACTATTTTTCTAGATCACTTCCTTTGGCTCGATTGAGCCCAAGGTCTGACTGGGAAGATGATGAGCGTGATACTAGTCATGGGTTGTCTAGCAAGAGCAGAGACCATGGTTTTTCAAGAACTGAAGCTTACTGGGATAGGGACTTTGATTTGCCAGGGAGTAGTTTCCCACCACTCAAACCAGCTCAGAATCTTTTTGACAGGCGGCGTCAGCATGGCGATGATGTTGGAAAGGGTTTGTCCAACGAAGTCTATAATGCAGAATCCCTTCCCAGAGATGCTCGAGTACCTAGTAGAGAGAGACGTGAAGGACACTCATGGAAATCTCCTATCTCCAGGGATGGAATTGGTTCCCAGGAAGTCAGTAATGACAAAAGCAGTTTTGGTGCTAGGCTAACTGGTGTGAACCGAGACCTGAATAAAGATAATAAGTATGTCCCTCCCCAAAGTGGAGGCAACACTCGAGCTGAGTATAATGTGGGATCGAGTGCTAATGGTGATCATGTTAATGGGTGGAGGGATCATGGTCGACAGCAGTGGAATAAGTCGCCGGCTTTGACTAATAGCAAAGCTTTGGAAGGGAACAATCGGAACATCTCTGGTAACGATTCCAAAAAATATAGAACTGATATGGCTCAAACCAACATGGTTTTGCGATCTTCATTATCCACTGGAAATAAAGGGCTGTCTGGCAATGTTCATTTATCAAATTCTGGAAGAGACAAACACTTTTCCTTCAGGAATGAAAAACCATATGTTGAGGATTCTTTTTCTGGTTTTGATGGGCAGGATCCTTTTCCTGGTAGTATTCTTGGTGTGGTAAGGAGAAAGAAGGATTCAAATAAACAGCTTGATTTTCATGATCCTGTTAGGGAATCTTTTGAAGCTGAACTCGAGAGGGTTCAAATGATACAAGAACAAGAACGGAAGCGTATTATTGAAGAGCAAGAGAGAGCTATGGAAATGGCTCGCAGGGAAGAAGAGGAGAGACAGAGAGTGGTGAGGGAACAGGAAGAACGCAAGAGACGACTAGAAGAAGAAGCACGAGAAGTTGCTTGGAGGGCAGAGCAAGAACAGTTGGAGGCCATACGGAGAGCAGAGGAGCAAAGGGTAGCCAGAGAAGAGGAAAAACAAAGGATTTTATTGGAGGAAGAGAGAAGAAAGGAAGCGGCCAAGCAAAAGCTTATTGAATTAGAAGAAAGAATTGCTAGGAGGCAGACAGAACCAGGAAAAGCTCATGGTAGTGCTGGTTTACCAGGTGATATCAGAGTTGGTGCTCAGAAAGAAATTGATTTGTCCCAAGTTGATGATTTTGGTTGTTGGGAAGATGGAGAAAGGATGGTGGAGAGGATTACAAATTCAGCATCTTCTGATTCGAGTATTAGTAGACAATTTGATGTGGGGTCCAGGGCTGTACCAGCTAGAGAGGGTTCTTCTGCGTTTGCAGATAGAACAAAACCTTTTAATTCATGGAGACGTGATATGTTTGAGAGCAGTAACAACTCATCTTTCTTTTATGCTGATCATGAAAATGGCCATCAGAGTCATAGGCAGAATGCCTCTATGGTAGGAAGATCATTTCCTCGGAAAGACTTATATGGTGGGCAAGGCTACATGCCTACCAGGGGCTACTACCGAGGGGGTGTTTCAGAACCCCAAATGGATGATTTCCCGCATGCAAGGGGTCATCGATGGAACATTTCTGGGGATGGTGATCCGTATGGCAGAAGCTTGGAGTTGGAAGCAGACTTTCCTGACAATGTTGATGATGGTAGCTTTGATTTGGGATGGGGGCAGGGAAGGGGTCGTGGAAATTCTTCTTTTCCTGAACGAATGTACCCAAATCCTGATGTGGATGATGTTTACTCGTATGGGAGGTCCAGGTATCCTGCTAGACAGCCTCGGGTGTTACCCCCTCCATCGTTACCTTCAGTGCAGAGGACATCCTACAGAGAGGAAAATGAACGCCCTGATACCTCAGCTTACGAAGATGGAAACATACAATTAAATCAGGCATTACTTAGGGAGTCTTGTGGAATAGGCTATCAGAATGCTCATAAGGAGGATTTAGATATTTTGGATGCCAAAGATCATAGTGCAAAGAGTGGGGAGGAGGAACTGGATCAGAGCACTATACCAGGGCGTGACTCACAGTCGACACTTTCTGTTTCGAGTCCCCCTACTTCTCCTACTCATTTGTCACATGATGATTTGGAAGAATCTAGGGATCCATTGGTGGTACCTTCTGCAGTAGAAGGCGAAGACATTTCTCTCTCAGAAAATGAGGCTGTACCTAGTGCGAGTTCTGTATCAGTAGGTGATGATGAAGAGTGGACTATTGAGAACAATGAGGAGGTACAAGAGCAAGAAGTGTATGATGAAGATGTAGGTTAccatgaagaagatgaagtgcATGAAGGAGATGATGAGAATCTTGAACTGAATGGTGAGTTTGAAGATCTGAATCTCGAGGGGAAAGATTCTGATGGAGACAATTTGGTTCTTGGCTTTGATCAAGGTGTGGAAGTTGTGATGCCAAATGAGGATTATGAAAAAAGGCCTAGTACTGATGAAAGTTTGTATGTAGGACATCAGGCAGCTGTCAGTCCTGTCACTGTCGTGGAAACGAAGGAATCTTATGATGGCAGCCGAGATGGACTAAGTTTGCAAGCTCCTGATGACTCACAGCTTGCTGGTTCTGATAATAATTGTGCGGTTGTTCAAGAGACTGAGAATACTGGGAATTCTTCGACTGTTACCGTTTTGAGTATTCAGCAGTCGGTTTCGTCTCCTGTTGAGACAAACTCACTATCATCTAACCAGCCCTTGCCTAGTGTAGCTGGGGCCCAGGGCCCTGCTGACTTGCCTGTTAAGCTTCAGTTTGGGTTGTTTTCTGGTCCTTCTCTGATTCCTACTGTTCCAGCTATACAAATTGGTTCCATTCAAATGCCTCTTCAACTTCATCCACAAATTGGTCCTTCCTTGACTCATATGCATAGTCCACAGCCTCCTGTTTTTCAATTTGGTCAGCTTAGGTACCCCTCTCCCATGTCTCAGGGAATTTTGCCTTTGGCACCTCAATCAATGCCTTTCATTCAGTCCAATGTGCCGCCTATTTATTCTTCTAGTCAAGTACCTGCTGCTCCACCATCTGTTCAGCCTGTCCAAGATTTCTCTCACAGTGCTGTAAAAGATGATGCGTCATCACATATGATGAAAAGCAATTGTATTCTGCTTCCACATCAGGTAAAAGTACAAGATACAGTGTCAAAAGAGGCTGGTTTGCTACCTGCTCCAGGAGTTGGAAACAATGGTCTGTTACGTCAAAAGCAAGAAGCTGCCACTGACAAGGACCAAGTTAGGGTAGAATTAGGACAGAATGCTGACAATCTAAGCCATGCTGGTAATGTTGTGAGAAACTCAAAGCCATTTTTGAGTAGAACATCTGAAAGTCGAGTTGGACCTCCTGGATCTTCGTTTGCTATTAATGTAAAAGATTCTAGTCGCCCATCAGCACAGGGTCAATACTCCGGGAGCAAAGGGAAGAGGTTTTCTGCTAGAAATGCTGGAGCTAGATCGTCGTCTGCAAATGAGGCAGCTTGCATGGATAACAATGGTTTTCAGAGGAAGCCACGGCGCCCTCCACAGAGATTTGAGTTTCGTGTTCGACAGACTTCTGATGAAAAGCAATCTTCTTCCTTGCCTTCTAGTTCCTCTGGGCTGGATGCCAGGTCTGATTCTGTTGGAAAGGGTATTGGAACATTGCGGAAAAGTGGGTTGAAGTCTGATAAACCAAAACAATCCTTTGATTCAGAGATTTCTGGCTCTGATCAGATTCATCAGGAAACTGGTTCTGGGATTGAAGAAGACAAGGCAGCCCGTAAAGAAACAGCAGCAACCAACGGGCTAGACACATCTCAGCGTGCAGAAGGAAGCTTGAAAAGAATTGTTAGTTCAGAAGATGATGTTGATGCTCCCTTGCTAAGTGGTATTGTGCGAATCTTCAAGCAACCTGGTATCGAGGCTCCTAGTGATGAAGATGACTTTATTGAAGTTAGGTCAAAAAGACAAATGCTGAACAATCGGCGCGAACAGAGAGAAAAGGATCTTAAGGAAAGATCAAGCAACATGAGAACG GCTCAGCGAAAGTCTCGTCCTTCAGTCCAAGGTGCCGCCGCCAGAAGTACTAGTAGAGCTAGTGCATTATTGGGTGCGCATGCAAAAAAAAGTGCTCGGACAACTTTTGCAAAAAGAGGCTTGCTAAACAATGAAATGTCTGGAACATTGAATAATGTAGGTTCCCAACCATTAGCTCCAATTGGTACTCCTACTATTGGTGCTGATTGTCAGACTGATGGCAAATCCCAAACAATCAA TGCCTATTCAAGCAGTAGACGAGCTGTTGGACATGGTTCCGATGATTTGACTTTTGATGCGCAAAGGAAGGTTGTTGATGGAATTCAGTCATCTACAAGCTCCTGGAGTAGTCCAAACATTAATCAGCCG GTTATGGCCTTGACACAGACACAACTTGAGGAGGCTATGAAGCCTGCTTGTTTTGATGTTCATGTTGCATCCATTGGAGAATGTAGTACTTCAGTCAATGTTTCACGTATGCCGTCATCATCTGTCCTCTCAAAAGATACACTTTATTCCGCACTTAGTCCAATCGATTCTCTCCTTGCTGGGGAGAAAATACAATTTG GTGCAGTCACTTCTCCTTCAATTCTTCCTCCTAGCACGCGTTCTGTTTCACATAACATCAAGCCCCATGCTTCTCTTCCATTGGGTGTCTGTATGTCTCAAAGCATGCCTGCATCACAGAATAAATCTGAAATTGTTTTTGGTAAGGAGAAGCATCCTAGTGATTCTTGCCCTTCATTAGAGGATTGTGAAGCTGAAGCGGAAGCGGAAGCGGCTGCTTCTGCTGTTGCTGTTGCTGCTATTTCTAATGACGAAGTTGTTGGGAACATCACTGGTATCTGTACAACTGCCATCTCTGATCCGAAAGGCTTTGGTGGTGCTGATTTAAATAGGATCATGAAAG GTGATCAACAAATAGCGAGTGAGTCAAAGGCTGAAGAGACTTTGAGTGTATCTCTCCCTGCAGATCTCTCGGTGGAGACACCACCAATCTCCATATGGCCACCTTCGTCTAGTCCTCACAATTCATCAAGCCAGATGCTTTCACCATTTCCTGGAGGCCCAGCTtctcattttcctttttatgaCATGAATCCTATGATGAGGGGTCCTATGTTTTCCTTTGGGCCCCATGAGGAGTCCGCTGCCCCTCAACCACAACCGCAGAAGAGCAGTGTATCTAGTTCAGGCCCTCAGGGTAATTGGCAACAGTGCCATACTGGCGTAGATTCATTCTATGGTCCTACGGGATTCACAGCTCCTTTCATCAGTCCTGGAGGTATGCAGGGCCCTCCACATATGGTGGTTTATAATCATTTTGCACCGTTGGGGCAATTTGGACAAATTGGCTTGAGTTACATGGGAACCACCTACATTCCTTCTGGGAAACAGCCTGATTGGAAGCATAATCTTGCATCAGTTTTGGGTGGTAGTGAGGGTGAAATGAACAATACGAATTTGATCTCTGTGCAGCGCAATGCTCCCAATCTACAAACACCGGTTCAACACTTAGCTCCAGGGTCTCCACTTCTATCGATGCCATCACCCTTGGCCATGTTCAAAATGTCACCTTTTCag AAGCAAGCTGAGGGTATGCCGTCTCAGTCAAGTCATGGATCTGCCGATCATCATTCAGCAGCAGCAAATGGCTTTTCTATTCCCCACACATCATCATCACTCGAGGATGCTTGCTCTCTTGCAATGGTTACAAATGCTGCGGTGACCCAGTTTCCTGATAAACTTGGTTTTGGGGCTCCTCCAGTTTCCACCGCCCCTGAAGCTCTGGGACTAAATGTGGGGAGTAAGAGCGGCTCCGCGGATTCTACACTGGTTGCTGCTGCCGCCGAAGCTTCTGGAAGCAGAAGAAGCCCACATGTTGCAGCTAAACATAAGAATCCATCTGGGCAGCAGCGGTACAGTCATTATCAGAGAGGGGTAGGTCAGAAGAATGGATCCGGAGCAGAATGGTCCAACCGTAAATCTGGGTTTCATGGAAGGAACCAATCTTCAGCTCCTGCAAAGGTCAAACAGATTTATGTTGCAAAGCAAACTAGTAATAGTGGACCCGGAGATGCTGTGTAA